The following nucleotide sequence is from Chromobacterium rhizoryzae.
CCGGAATTCGCTATCCAGTTTAAATCCTGATTGTTCGTACAGCCGCTGCGCGTTCAGATTGCCGTGCGCGGTTTGCAGCGTGAGGCCGCCGCCCAGCGCGGCGACATGGGCCTGGCAACGCTCCAGCAATACGCGGCCGACGCCGCCGCCGCGGCAGGCCGGCGATACGAACAAGTCGTGCAGCAGCCAGTGCGGGCGCAGGGAGAGCGAGGAGAAGCCGGGATAGAGCAGGGCGAAGCCTTGGACGCCGGCGGCGTCTTCCGCCAGGAAGACCACCGCTTCGCCCGTGCTCAGCCGCTGTTCCAGGAAGGCGGCGCAGGCTTCCGCCGGCTGCGCGACCTGATAGAAATCGAGATAAGCCAGAAACAAGGGCAGCCAGCAGCGGACGGATTCCGCGCCGGCCTGGCGGATGGCGATTTGCATTGAATGCCTTTCCCCGCTTTGCGGTACAATATTCGCCTTTTTTCCGGCGATGTTTGCAATGAAATTGGTTCTTGCCCCGATGGAGGGCCTGGTGGACGAGGCGATGCGCGATGTGCTGACCCGGGTGGGCGGCATTGATCTGTGCGTGACCGAGTTCGTCCGCGTCACCTCGGCGCTCCTGCCCACCCGCACTTTCATGCGGCTGGCCCCGGAGCTGGCGCGCGGCGGCAAGACCCGCGCCGGCGTCACGGTGCGGGTGCAATTGCTGGGTTCGGACCCGGCCTGTCTGGCCGAGAACGCCGCCAAGGCCGCCAGCCTGGGCGCGCCGGGCATAGACCTGAATTTCGGCTGTCCGGCGCCCACTGTCAACCGCCATCGCGGCGGCGCCGTCCTGCTCAACGATCCCGAGCTGTTGTTCCAGATCGTCCAGGCGGTGCGCGCGGCGGTGCCGGCCGAAATACCGGTCACCGCCAAAATGCGGCTGGGCTATGAAGACAAAAGCCGGGCCTTGGAATGCGCGCGGGCGCTGGAAGCCGGCGGCGCGCAGGAACTGGCGGTGCACGGCCGCACCAAGGTGGAGGGCTACCGGCCGCCGGCGCATTGGGACTGGATCGCCCGCATCCGCGAGAGCGTGGCGGTGCCGGTGGTGGCCAACGGCGAGGTGTGGACGCTGGACGATTACCGCGCCATCCGCGAGCAAAGCGGCTGCGACACGGTGATGATAGGCCGCGGCCTGGTGGCCTGCCCGGACCTGGCGCTGCGCATCAAGCGCGGGGACGGCGCCGAAGCCATGCCCTGGAGCGAGATGCAGCCCTGGGTGCTGGACCTGTTTCTGCAGTGCCGCGTCCAGTCCGAGGACGGACGCTACCCGGTGGCGCGCACCAAGCAATGGCTGGGGCAGCTCAAGCGCACCTGGCCCGAGGCCGGCGCCTTGTTCGAGCGCATCCGCAGGCTGACCACGCCGGACGATGTGGAACCTGTACTGCGAGACATGCTTGCTAAGTAAATGTACTCATATCTAAATGCTATGGGAATGTGTAGCATTCAATTGCGCGCTGCACTGGTATAGCAGGGCGCTGTGATTCCGGCGGCTCCCCAGCTCCGGCGATTACACTTCCCCGATACCTTGCAGCCCTCCCTACACGGGAGGGATTTTTTTTATCCGCCGCGATGGACTATCAATGAAAAGCGGCCGGCCTGTTGTTTCCCCCTCTTCCCTGCCGCAGCGGCGCCGCCATCGGCGGTTTCCCATCAAAGATTTCATCGCGGAGGCGGCATGGATACGGCCCCGACGGTTAGCTGGCTGGAAAAGCTGATCCCTCAGGCGTGGCACGACAGTCTGACGCTGTTCGTGGCGCTGACGGCCGCCTGCGCCGCCTTGCTCTATCTGCTGCGGCCGGAAGCCCGCAAGTCGACGCTGCGTTCGCTGCTGGCCGCCGCCGTTGCGCTGGTGGTGATCAATCTGGGTCCGCAGGGCGATCAGGCGGTGGCGGAGTGGATCAAGCAGGTGGCCATCATCGTGCTGGGCCTGGCGCTGATCCGGCTGTGGGCGATGATGTTGATGCGCTTGTTCCTGCCCTTGCTGCGCCTGCATCCGCCGCGCATTCTGGAAGACATCCTGCTGGTGCTGGGCTGCGTGGGCTGGGGCCTGGTGCTCTTGCGCCTGGCCGGCCTGGACCTGAGCCACATCGTCACCACCTCGGCGGTGATCACCGGCGTGCTGGCGTTTTCCATGCAGGACACGCTGGGCAATATCCTGGCCGGTCTGTCGCTGCAACTGGACAATTCGGTGGAGGTGGGGGACTGGATCAAGTCCGGCGAGCTGTCCGGCCGGGTGGTGGAAATCAATTGGCGCGCCACCCTGGTGGAAACCCGCAACTGGGAAACCGTGGTGATTCCCAACAGCCAGCTGATGAAGGGGCAGTTCGCCATCCTGGGCAAGCACCAGGGCGGCCCGCTGCAATGGCGGCGCTGGGTGTGGTTCAACATCAATTGGGACACGCTGCCCAATCAGATCATCACCGTGGTGGAGCGCTCCTTGCGCGAGGCGCAACTGCCCGGCGTGGCCTTGTCGCCGGAGCCCAACTGTATTTTGATGGGTTTCGAGAACGGCTACAGCAAGTACGCGGTGCGTTACTGGCTGACGGATCTCGCCGCCGACGATCTGACCGATTCCGTGGTGCGCACCCATATCGACGCCGCCTTGCGCCGCCATAATCTGAAAATGTCCTCGCCGCACTACAATGTGCTGACCATCAAGGACAATGAAAAGTATATGGAAGCGCGGATGAAGAAGCACCTGGAGGAGAGGGTGCAGGCGCTGCGCAAGGTGGAGCTGCTGACCAGCCTCAACGACGAGGAAATGGTGGTGTTGGCCGATCAGCTCAAGTTCACGCCCTTCGTCACCGGCGACATCATCATGCATCAGGGCGCGGTCGCGCATTGGCTCTACATCATGCTCAGCGGCGAGGTGGAGGTGTGGGTGAACCTGCCGGACGGCAGCCGCAAGCTGGTGGACGTGCTGGAGGGCGGCAATTTCTTCGGCGAGATGGGCTTGATGACCGGCGAGGCGCGCAGCGGCACCGTGATCGCGCGTTCCAATGTGGAGTGCCTGCGGCTGGACAAGGAATCCTTCCAGTCCATTCTGAGTTCGCGCAAGGAGTTGGCCGAGGCGATCTCGTCGATTCTGGCGGAACGCCTGGCCGAGCGCACCCGCAAGCTGCCGCAGGATTGGCAGGAGGGCCACGGCTCGCCGCAGCGGGCGGAGCTGGTGGACAAGATCCGGCGTTTCTTCGGCCTGGCCAAGCATTGACCGTCATTCAGCACCGCCTGGATGGGCTTGCCGCGCCAAATGCGTGGCGGCTGGTCTCCGGAGCCTTGTCAGCGGCCCCAAGGCGGGGCCGCGCGACAGTACTCAATCCAGCGGGTGGAAGTGCTTGAGGATGCTGGAGAAGTCCAGTTTGCCGAAGCCGGCCTGCGCGTGTTCCTCGTACAGATTGCGGGCCAGCGATCCCAGCGGATTGGCCGCGTGGCTGTGCAGCGCGGTTTCCTCGGCCAGGCCCAGGTCTTTCAGCATCAGTTCAGTCATGAAGCCGCCGCTGTAGCCGCGGCTGGCCGGCGCGTTCTCCATCACGCCGGGCCAGGGGTTGTACAGCTCGGTGGCCCAGTTGCGGCCGGAGCTCTGGCTGATGATGTCGGACAGCACCTTGGGGTCCAGCCCGTTCTTCACGCCCAGCGCCAGCGCCTCCGCGGTGCCGGCCATCAGGATGCCCAGCAGCATATTGTTGCAGATCTTGGCGGTCTGGCCGGCGCCGGCGGCGCCGGCGTGGAAGATGTTCTTGCCCATGGCTTGCAGCAGAGGCCGCGCCCGTTCCAGCTCGGCGGCGGCGCCGCCGACGATGAAGGTCAAGGTGCCGGCGGCGGCGCCGGCGGTGCCGCCGGACACCGGCGCGTCCAGCATCTTGAGGCCGGCGGCGTCGGCCGCGGCGGCCACCTTGCGCGCGGTGGCGGCGTCTATGGTGCTGCAATCGATGACCAGGGCGCCGGCCGGCAGTTGCGCGAACAGGCCGGACTCGCCCAGGTACAGGCCTTCCACGTGGCGGCCGGCCGGCAGCATGGAAATCACCGCGTCGGCGCCGCGGACGGCGTCGGCGGCGCTGGCGGCCGCGCGCGCGCCGGCGGCGACCAGCTTGGCCAGCGCGTCGGCGGACAGGTCGAACACGTTCAACTTATAACCCTGCTTCAGCAGGTTGGCGGCCATGGGGCCGCCCATATTGCCCAGGCCGATGAAGGCGATGGTTTGCATCTTCTCTCTCCTCGATTGTTATTGGAGCGCGGCCAGCGGGTGGTCGGCCTCCGTCCACGGCGAATCGAAATGGCTGTCCACCCAGCCCGGCGGAATATCGCCCAGCTCGCGGCAATGCCATTGCGGCGCGCGGTCCTTGTCCACCAGCAGCGCGCGCACGCCTTCGCGGAAGTCCGGCTTGGCGCAGAAGTTGACCGACAGCGCCAGCTCCATGCGCAGGACCTCGGCCAGGGACAGGTGTTTGGCGCGCTGGAAGATTTCCCAGCAGACGGCGGCGGACGTCGGGCAGCCGTGAGCGAAGCTCTTGGCGGCGCCGGCCAGCCACGGGTCTTCGAAGGCGGTGTCGCGCAGCGCGGCGGCCACCGCTTCCAGGCTGCCGCGGTTCATCAGCTGATGCACCGCCAGCAGATTGCGGCCGGCGTTGGCCTCCGGCAGCGCCACGTCGCGCTCCATCTCGTTGAGCAGGGCGCTGACCAGGCCGTGGTGGCGTTCCGCCGGCTGCTCCCAGGCCAGATCGCGCAGCGCGGTCAGCAGCGGGGTCTGGCCGTCGGCCGGCAGCACATGGTCGGCCAGATTGCACAGCAAGGCGTCGCCGGCGTTCAGCGGCGCGCCGGTCAGGCCCAGGAACAGGCCGAGCTTGGCCGGCATCCGTTGCAGGAACCAGCTGCCGGCCACGTCCGGGTACAGGCCTATGGTGATTTCCGGCATCGCGATGCGGGTGGCCGGGGTGGCCACGCGGTGGCTGGCGCCGGCCATCAGGCCCAGGCCGCCGCCCATGACGATGCCGCCGCCCCATACGATCAGCGGCTTGCGGTAGCGGTGGATGCGGTAGTCGAGCCGGTATTCCTCGCTGAAGAAGGCGACGGCGTGCGGGTTGGGATAGACCTCGCCGTCTTCCAGCAGCGCGGCGCGCAGCGAGCGCACGTCGCCGCCGGCGCAGAAGGCCTTGTCGCCGGCGCCGCGCAGCAGCACGGCCACCACGGCGTCGTCGTTCTCCCAGGCGCTCAAGCGCGCGTCCAGCAGCCGTATCATGTCCAGCGTCAGCGCGTTCAGCGATTTTTCCGCGTTCAGCGTGGCGATGGCGATGCGCTGGCCGCCTCGGACCGGCAGTTCTTCAAACAGTACCAGGTTGGACATGGCGGATTCGTCCTTGGGTGAGGGTCAGGCGTTCTTCCATTGCGGCGCGCGTTTTTCCAGGAAGGCGCGGGTGCCTTCGCCCTGGTCCTGGGTGTCGAACAGCTTGATGAAGCCTTCGCGCTCGTGGATCAGATTGTGAGCCGGCGGCTGCAGCCGCGCGCGCTGCACCAGTTGCTTGCACACCGCCACCGAGGACGGCGACTGGCGCGCGGCTTGTTCCGCCAGCTTGAGCGCGGCGTCCAGCGCCTGGCCCTTGGCCACCACTTCTTCCACCAGGCCGATGCGCTCGGCGGTGCGCGCGTCGATGCGCTCGCCGCACAGAATCATGCGCTTGGCCCAGCCTTCGCCCACCAGCCAGGGCAGGTTCTGGGTGCCGCCGGCGCAGGGCAGCAGGCCGACGCCGGCTTCCGGCAGCGCCATTTGCGCCTGTTCTTCGGCGATGCGGATGTCGCAGGCCAGCGCGCACTCCAGGCCGCCGCCCATCGCATAGCCGTTGACGGCGGCGATGCTGACGCCGCGGAAGGCGGACAAGGCCTCGAAGGCCTCGCCGAACAGCATGGTCATCTCGGTGGCCACCTTTTTGTCGCCGTCGGCGAACAGCTTGAGGTCTGCGCCGGCGGAGAAGAACTTCTCGCCCTGGCCGGTGATCACCAGCGCATAGATGTCGCGGTCGGCGTTCAGGTCCGCCACCAGCCGTTTCAGCGCGCTCAGGCTGTCGCGGTTCCAGGTGTTGGCCGGCGGATTGTCTATGGTGATCACGGCGGTGTGGCCGCGTTTTTCCACGTTCAGGTGGGCGTAGTGATTCATAGCGTATGCCTTTATGGATTCGGTGTGGATGAGGGAGGCCGGAAAACCCCGCGGCGAGCCGGCGCAACGCAGCATCAGGGATGTTTCCGGCTTCGCTCAGCGCAGGGTTTCCAGCGCGCCGTCCTGCAACAGCTTGCGCGCCACGATCATCCGCATCACTTCATTGGTGCCTTCCAGAATCTGGTGCACGCGCAGGTCGCGCACATGGCGTTCCAGCGGGAAGTCCTTCAGATAGCCGTAGCCGCCGAACAGTTGCAGCGCGTTGTTGGCCACATTGAAACTCAAATCGGTGGCCAGCCGCTTTGCCATGGCGCAATAAGCGCCGGCGTCCGGGCTGGCCTGGTCCAGTTTCCACGCCGCCAGCCGCACCATCTGCCGCGCGGCCACCAGCTCGGTCAGCATGTCCGCCAGCCGGAACTGCACGCTTTGCAGCTCGGCCAGCGGCTGGCCGAATTGCTGGCGTTCCTGCACATAGCGCTGGGCGGCGGCCAGCGCGGCCTGGGCGGTGCCCACCGCGCAGGTGGCGATATTGATGCGGCCGCCGTCCAGGCCCTTCATCGCGAAGGCGAAGCCCTGGCCTTCCTCGCCCAGCCGGTTGGCGGCCGGGATTTCCACATTGTCGAAGGTGATGGCGCGGGTGGGCTGGCTGTTCCAGCCCATTTTTTTCTCTTTCTTGCCGTATTGCACGCCGGGCGCGTCCGCCGGCACCACGAAGGCGGACACGCCCTTGGGGCCGGGGCCGCCGGTGCGCGCCATCACCACCAGCACCTGGGTGCTGCCGGCGCCGGAGATGAACATCTTGGAGCCGTTGAGCACATAGCTATCGCCCTTGCGCTCGGCGCGGGTCTTCAGCGAGGCGGCGTCGGAGCCGGCGCCGGGCTCGGTCAGGCAGTAGCTGCCCAGCAGCTCGCCGCTGACCATGCGCGGCACCCAGCGCTCGGCCAGTTCCGGGCTGCCGAAGCTGGCTATCATCCAGCTGACCATATTGTGGATGGTCAGATAGGCGGCGGTGGAGGTGCAGCCGGCGGCCAGTTCTTCAAAGACGATGGCGGAGTCCTGCCGCGACAGGCCCAGGCCGCCGTAGGCTTCCGGCGTGTACAGGCCGAGAAAGCCCATCTCGCCGCTGCGGCGGATCACCTCCAGCGGGAAGGTTTCCTCTTCGTCCCATTCCGCGGCGCGTGGCGCGAGCTCGCTGGCGGCGAAGTCGCGGGCGCTGTCCTGAAAGGCGATTTGTTCTTCGGTCAGTGCGAAATCCATGGCGGGCTCCCGGTCAGCGCAGCGAAATGGTGGTGTTGACCTTGCCGCCGCTGGCGGCGTCGTCGAACCAGCGGCTGGTGACGGTCTTGGTCTGGGTGTAGAACAGCACCACCTGCTTGCCGTAAGGGCCGAGGTCGCCCAGCTTGGAGCCGCGCGAGCCGGTGAAGCTGAACAGCGGCACCGGCACCGGGATGGGCACGTTGATGCCCACCTGGCCGACGTCGATCTCTTCCTGGAATTTGCGCGCCGCCGCGCCGCTCTGGGTGAACACCGCGGTGCCGTTGCCGTTGGGGTTGGCGTTGACGATGGCGATGGCGTCGTCCAGCGAATCCGCCGCCATCAGACACAGCACCGGGCCGAAGACTTCCTGGTGGTAGACGCTCATTTCCGGTTTGACGCCGGAGAAGATGGTGGGGCCGACGAAGTTGCCGCGCTCGTAGCCGGCCACCTGGATGTCGCGGCCGTCCAGTTCCAGGCGCGCGCCTTCTTCCACGCCGCGGCCGATCAGGCCGGCCACGCGTTCGCGGGCGGCGCAGGAGATCAGCGGGCCCAGGTCCGGGTTGTCCTTGCCGGCGCCCACGCTCAGGCCGCGCGCCTTGGCCACCAGCTCCGGTATCCACTGCTGGGCCTCGCCCACCAGCACCGCCACCGACAGCGCCATGCAGCGCTGGCCGGCGGCGCCGAAAGCGGCTCCGGTCAACTGGTTCAGCGCCTGTTCCTTATTGGCGTCCGGCAGCACGATGGCGTGGTTCTTGGCGCCCATCATGCACTGGGTGCGCTTGCCGTTGAGGCTGGCGCGCTGGTGCACATGGGTGCCCACCTTGGTGGAGCCGACGAAGGACACCGCCTTGATGTCGCGGTGGTCGCACAGCGCGTTGACCACCTGTTCGCCGCCGTGCACCACATTGAGCACGCCGGGCGGGATGCCGGCTTCCAGCGCCAGCTCCACCAGGCGCATGGTCACCATCGGGTCTTGTTCCGACGGTTTGAGCACAAAGGTGTTGCCGGTGGCGATGGCCATCGGGAACATCCACAGCGGAATCATCGCCGGGAAGTTGAACGGGGTGATGCCGGCGCAGACGCCCAGCGGCTGCAGCACGGTATAGGTGTCGACGCCGCCGGCGACGTTCTCCGCGTATTCGCCCAGTTGCAGATTGCCGATGGCGGACGCGTGCTCCACCACTTCCAGGCCGCGGAAGATGTCGCCCTCGGCGTCGGCCAGGGTCTTGCCTTGCTCGGCGGTCAGCAGCGCCGCCAGCTCCTTCATGTGCTCGCGGATCAGCTGCTGGTATTTCAGGAAGATGCGCGCGCGCGCGCCGATGGCGGTTTTCTTCCAGCCGGCGAAGGCGGTCTTGGCGGCGCTGACGGCGGCGTCGACTTCGTCCTGGGTGGCCATCGGCACCCGCGCCAGCACTTCCTGAGTGGCCGGGTTGACGATGTCACGCCATTCGGCGCTGCGGGATTCGACGAATTCGCCGCCGATCAGCAATTTGATGGTGGGGACTGCCTGGGTCATGGTGCTGCCTCCGTCTGATCTTGAATAAAGCCCGTTGCCGGCGGCGCCGGCTCAGGCGTAGCTGTAAAAGCCCTTGCCGCTCTTGCGGCCCAGGTGGCCGGCCTGCACCAGTTGGGCCAGCAGCGGGCAGGCGCGGTATTTGCTGTCGCGAAATTCGGTGTAGAGGATGTCCATGATGGACAGGCAGGTGTCCAGGCCGATCAGGTCCGCCAAGGCCAGCGGGCCGATGGGGTGGTTCATGCCCAGCTTCATCACGGTGTCGATGTCCTCGGCGCTGGCCAGGTTTTCGTGCAGCGTGAAGGCGGCCTCGTTGATCATCGGCATCAGCACCCGGTTGGAAACGAAGCCGGCGGCGTCCTTGACCGTGACCGGGGTCTTGCCCAGCGCCTGGCTCAATTCGTAGACCAGCCGGTAGGCGGCGTCGCCGGTTTGCAGCGCGCGGATGATTTCCACCAGCTGCATCACCGGCACCGGGTTCATGAAATGCATGCCCACCACGCGCTCCGGCTGGCTGACCCAGCTGGCGATGCGGGTCAGTGAAATCGACGAGGTGTTGGACGCCAGCACCGCGTCCGGGCGCACCACGGCGGCCAGTTCGCGGAAGATGCTTTCCTTGACCGCGGCGTTCTCGGTGGCGGCTTCCACTACCAGGTCGCGGTCGGCCAGATCAGCCAGGCGGGTGGTGGTCTGGATGCGGGCGAGAATGGCGGGGACGTCGGCCTCGGCTAGCTGGCCCTTCTTCACCAGGCGCGCCAGGCTGGAGGCGACGGCGGCCAGGCCCTTGTCCAGCGCGGCCTGGCTGACGTCGGCCAGGCGCACTTCGTAACCGTGGCTGGCGAAGACCTGGGCGATGCCGTTGCCCATGGTGCCGGCGCCCACCACTGCGATTTTGGCTTGCATGTTGTTTCCTCGACTATTTGCTCTATGCTGTATTCAAGATAGCTTGACGTTTACGTTAACGTCAATCAACAATGACAAGCGCAACGGCGAATGTTGCGCGAATGGTCCGGCGGCGCCGGGGAGGCGGGAGAGGAAGATGGCGGAGCAGACCTACAGCATTACCGAATTGGCGCAGGAGTTCGACGTGACCACGCGCACCATCCGCTTTTACGAAGACCAGCAATTGCTGGAGCCGCTGCGGGCGGGGCAGCGCCGCATCTACAGCCGGCGCGACCGGGTGCGGCTGATGCTGATTCTGCGCGGCAAGCGCATCGGCCTGTCCCTGCAGGAAATCCGCGAGCTGTTCGCGCTCTACGACGCGGCCAGCGACGACGCGCCGCAGCTGCACGAATTCATCCGCATCCTGCAACGCAAGGAACAGCAGCTGCTGGAGCAGATGGAAGACATCAAGGTGGTATTGAGCGAAATTTCCCAATTGCGGCATCAGTGCGAGAAAACGCTGGACAAGCGCGGCGCGGATGCCCGGCAATCGACTTGAGGAGTGAGCAATGCAACAGCAAGACATCGTGATCGTGGGCATGGCGCGCACCGCCATGGGTGGCTTCCAGGGCGCTTTGGCGGCCAAGACGGCGGCGGAGCTGGGCGCGGCGGCGATCCAGGCCGCGGTGGAGCGCGCCGGCGTGCCGGCGGCCGACATCGACGAAGCCATCGTCGGCTGC
It contains:
- a CDS encoding GNAT family N-acetyltransferase, giving the protein MQIAIRQAGAESVRCWLPLFLAYLDFYQVAQPAEACAAFLEQRLSTGEAVVFLAEDAAGVQGFALLYPGFSSLSLRPHWLLHDLFVSPACRGGGVGRVLLERCQAHVAALGGGLTLQTAHGNLNAQRLYEQSGFKLDSEFRVYEWSPG
- a CDS encoding tRNA dihydrouridine synthase, with amino-acid sequence MKLVLAPMEGLVDEAMRDVLTRVGGIDLCVTEFVRVTSALLPTRTFMRLAPELARGGKTRAGVTVRVQLLGSDPACLAENAAKAASLGAPGIDLNFGCPAPTVNRHRGGAVLLNDPELLFQIVQAVRAAVPAEIPVTAKMRLGYEDKSRALECARALEAGGAQELAVHGRTKVEGYRPPAHWDWIARIRESVAVPVVANGEVWTLDDYRAIREQSGCDTVMIGRGLVACPDLALRIKRGDGAEAMPWSEMQPWVLDLFLQCRVQSEDGRYPVARTKQWLGQLKRTWPEAGALFERIRRLTTPDDVEPVLRDMLAK
- a CDS encoding mechanosensitive ion channel family protein → MDTAPTVSWLEKLIPQAWHDSLTLFVALTAACAALLYLLRPEARKSTLRSLLAAAVALVVINLGPQGDQAVAEWIKQVAIIVLGLALIRLWAMMLMRLFLPLLRLHPPRILEDILLVLGCVGWGLVLLRLAGLDLSHIVTTSAVITGVLAFSMQDTLGNILAGLSLQLDNSVEVGDWIKSGELSGRVVEINWRATLVETRNWETVVIPNSQLMKGQFAILGKHQGGPLQWRRWVWFNINWDTLPNQIITVVERSLREAQLPGVALSPEPNCILMGFENGYSKYAVRYWLTDLAADDLTDSVVRTHIDAALRRHNLKMSSPHYNVLTIKDNEKYMEARMKKHLEERVQALRKVELLTSLNDEEMVVLADQLKFTPFVTGDIIMHQGAVAHWLYIMLSGEVEVWVNLPDGSRKLVDVLEGGNFFGEMGLMTGEARSGTVIARSNVECLRLDKESFQSILSSRKELAEAISSILAERLAERTRKLPQDWQEGHGSPQRAELVDKIRRFFGLAKH
- the mmsB gene encoding 3-hydroxyisobutyrate dehydrogenase, producing MQTIAFIGLGNMGGPMAANLLKQGYKLNVFDLSADALAKLVAAGARAAASAADAVRGADAVISMLPAGRHVEGLYLGESGLFAQLPAGALVIDCSTIDAATARKVAAAADAAGLKMLDAPVSGGTAGAAAGTLTFIVGGAAAELERARPLLQAMGKNIFHAGAAGAGQTAKICNNMLLGILMAGTAEALALGVKNGLDPKVLSDIISQSSGRNWATELYNPWPGVMENAPASRGYSGGFMTELMLKDLGLAEETALHSHAANPLGSLARNLYEEHAQAGFGKLDFSSILKHFHPLD
- a CDS encoding enoyl-CoA hydratase/isomerase family protein — protein: MSNLVLFEELPVRGGQRIAIATLNAEKSLNALTLDMIRLLDARLSAWENDDAVVAVLLRGAGDKAFCAGGDVRSLRAALLEDGEVYPNPHAVAFFSEEYRLDYRIHRYRKPLIVWGGGIVMGGGLGLMAGASHRVATPATRIAMPEITIGLYPDVAGSWFLQRMPAKLGLFLGLTGAPLNAGDALLCNLADHVLPADGQTPLLTALRDLAWEQPAERHHGLVSALLNEMERDVALPEANAGRNLLAVHQLMNRGSLEAVAAALRDTAFEDPWLAGAAKSFAHGCPTSAAVCWEIFQRAKHLSLAEVLRMELALSVNFCAKPDFREGVRALLVDKDRAPQWHCRELGDIPPGWVDSHFDSPWTEADHPLAALQ
- a CDS encoding enoyl-CoA hydratase, with amino-acid sequence MNHYAHLNVEKRGHTAVITIDNPPANTWNRDSLSALKRLVADLNADRDIYALVITGQGEKFFSAGADLKLFADGDKKVATEMTMLFGEAFEALSAFRGVSIAAVNGYAMGGGLECALACDIRIAEEQAQMALPEAGVGLLPCAGGTQNLPWLVGEGWAKRMILCGERIDARTAERIGLVEEVVAKGQALDAALKLAEQAARQSPSSVAVCKQLVQRARLQPPAHNLIHEREGFIKLFDTQDQGEGTRAFLEKRAPQWKNA
- a CDS encoding acyl-CoA dehydrogenase family protein; translated protein: MDFALTEEQIAFQDSARDFAASELAPRAAEWDEEETFPLEVIRRSGEMGFLGLYTPEAYGGLGLSRQDSAIVFEELAAGCTSTAAYLTIHNMVSWMIASFGSPELAERWVPRMVSGELLGSYCLTEPGAGSDAASLKTRAERKGDSYVLNGSKMFISGAGSTQVLVVMARTGGPGPKGVSAFVVPADAPGVQYGKKEKKMGWNSQPTRAITFDNVEIPAANRLGEEGQGFAFAMKGLDGGRINIATCAVGTAQAALAAAQRYVQERQQFGQPLAELQSVQFRLADMLTELVAARQMVRLAAWKLDQASPDAGAYCAMAKRLATDLSFNVANNALQLFGGYGYLKDFPLERHVRDLRVHQILEGTNEVMRMIVARKLLQDGALETLR
- a CDS encoding CoA-acylating methylmalonate-semialdehyde dehydrogenase; protein product: MTQAVPTIKLLIGGEFVESRSAEWRDIVNPATQEVLARVPMATQDEVDAAVSAAKTAFAGWKKTAIGARARIFLKYQQLIREHMKELAALLTAEQGKTLADAEGDIFRGLEVVEHASAIGNLQLGEYAENVAGGVDTYTVLQPLGVCAGITPFNFPAMIPLWMFPMAIATGNTFVLKPSEQDPMVTMRLVELALEAGIPPGVLNVVHGGEQVVNALCDHRDIKAVSFVGSTKVGTHVHQRASLNGKRTQCMMGAKNHAIVLPDANKEQALNQLTGAAFGAAGQRCMALSVAVLVGEAQQWIPELVAKARGLSVGAGKDNPDLGPLISCAARERVAGLIGRGVEEGARLELDGRDIQVAGYERGNFVGPTIFSGVKPEMSVYHQEVFGPVLCLMAADSLDDAIAIVNANPNGNGTAVFTQSGAAARKFQEEIDVGQVGINVPIPVPVPLFSFTGSRGSKLGDLGPYGKQVVLFYTQTKTVTSRWFDDAASGGKVNTTISLR
- a CDS encoding 3-hydroxybutyryl-CoA dehydrogenase, with translation MQAKIAVVGAGTMGNGIAQVFASHGYEVRLADVSQAALDKGLAAVASSLARLVKKGQLAEADVPAILARIQTTTRLADLADRDLVVEAATENAAVKESIFRELAAVVRPDAVLASNTSSISLTRIASWVSQPERVVGMHFMNPVPVMQLVEIIRALQTGDAAYRLVYELSQALGKTPVTVKDAAGFVSNRVLMPMINEAAFTLHENLASAEDIDTVMKLGMNHPIGPLALADLIGLDTCLSIMDILYTEFRDSKYRACPLLAQLVQAGHLGRKSGKGFYSYA
- a CDS encoding MerR family transcriptional regulator, with product MAEQTYSITELAQEFDVTTRTIRFYEDQQLLEPLRAGQRRIYSRRDRVRLMLILRGKRIGLSLQEIRELFALYDAASDDAPQLHEFIRILQRKEQQLLEQMEDIKVVLSEISQLRHQCEKTLDKRGADARQST